A genomic region of Chryseobacterium sp. KACC 21268 contains the following coding sequences:
- a CDS encoding endonuclease, giving the protein MDSELMMFYNVENLFPPDSESDEKPASGFRNWDSYKYNLKIRKLSNVFRFVEEDYGQLPSIIGLAEIGDRTVLEDLLNEDSPIQNYEIVYQKSEDSRGLSVALLFDQAKYTLVQFNTLKFQMAESVAFDTRDILQVELSFEGKKLHIFVCHLPSKREKDAKKAQRNYIINQLHLTIQNLVDKREPIILMGDFNENPDAEELQQFLTNDNGIKMLSNPFEALFLDSEFSTYHGKKGLCFDQILYSENLLIEQLNFQTISAEIYNTPRLRNKDRKNSSYPLRTYSGSRYMGGWSDHFPVVVQLSK; this is encoded by the coding sequence ATGGATTCAGAATTGATGATGTTCTACAATGTGGAGAATCTCTTTCCGCCCGATTCCGAATCTGATGAAAAGCCTGCTTCCGGATTTCGCAATTGGGACAGCTACAAGTACAATCTGAAGATCCGAAAACTCAGCAATGTCTTTCGATTCGTAGAGGAAGATTATGGGCAATTGCCGTCCATCATTGGTTTGGCTGAGATTGGCGATAGGACGGTCTTAGAAGATCTGCTTAATGAAGATTCCCCAATTCAGAATTATGAGATCGTCTATCAAAAATCCGAGGACTCCAGAGGATTGAGTGTTGCCTTGTTGTTTGATCAGGCGAAATACACCTTGGTACAATTCAATACTTTGAAGTTTCAGATGGCCGAAAGTGTGGCATTTGATACCCGAGATATTCTTCAGGTTGAACTCTCATTCGAGGGGAAGAAGCTTCACATTTTTGTTTGCCATCTGCCATCTAAAAGGGAAAAAGATGCTAAGAAAGCACAACGCAACTATATCATCAATCAACTACATCTCACTATTCAGAATTTAGTTGATAAAAGAGAACCAATCATCTTGATGGGTGATTTTAATGAGAATCCTGATGCTGAAGAATTGCAGCAATTCTTAACTAATGATAACGGCATTAAGATGCTGAGCAATCCTTTTGAAGCGTTGTTTCTTGATAGTGAATTCTCGACCTATCACGGCAAGAAAGGCCTTTGTTTTGACCAGATTTTATACAGTGAGAATTTGCTTATCGAACAACTTAATTTCCAAACTATCTCTGCCGAAATCTACAACACTCCGCGACTTCGAAACAAAGACCGAAAGAATAGCAGCTATCCGCTGAGGACTTATTCCGGGTCGAGATATATGGGTGGGTGGAGTGACCATTTTCCGGTGGTGGTGCAGCTTAGCAAGTAG
- a CDS encoding M20/M25/M40 family metallo-hydrolase, which translates to MKRNTLFTMSAVFFAVQFSNAQTKSTEKLNPIVESFVNEANNNSQLEDMAYELLDGIGPRLVGTPEMLSANNYTADKLKSWGIEANLQQFGTWKGWQRGTTHVDMVFPRTKTLSATQLAWSPSTKKAVEAEVVILPKVTSKAEFDKWLTSVKGKIVLMAQYQKIGRSDDQIKEFATPELYDKLKAEKQQATKDFQDYIKTIGYDNNTLPEALEKAGASGIAISNWTGIMSTNRIFGAKTKKIPMFDIDLEDYGMLYRMAEKGAKPRIKIDAQSKVLPEAKSFNTIGIIKGKEKPNEYVILSAHLDSWDGAQGATDNGTGTLTMLETMRILKKYYPNNKRTIIVGLWGSEEQGLNGSRGFVADNPEIIKGVQAVFNQDNGTGRVVDISGQGFKDSYAYIGKWLDAVPKKVKDNIKTNFPGMPGGGGSDHASFVSAGVPGFSLSSLNWGYFGYTWHTTKDTYDKIVFDELKNNVILTATLAYMASEDPEFTSREKRVMPNDEKGEPMKWPVAREPKRTSNDE; encoded by the coding sequence ATGAAGCGAAACACTTTGTTCACGATGTCTGCAGTTTTCTTTGCAGTCCAATTTTCTAACGCTCAAACAAAATCAACAGAAAAACTCAATCCGATTGTCGAAAGTTTTGTCAACGAGGCCAACAACAATTCCCAACTCGAGGATATGGCCTATGAACTTTTGGACGGCATCGGACCAAGACTTGTTGGAACGCCAGAAATGCTTTCCGCAAATAATTATACCGCCGATAAACTGAAATCTTGGGGCATCGAAGCAAACCTTCAGCAATTTGGAACGTGGAAAGGCTGGCAACGCGGAACCACACACGTGGATATGGTTTTTCCAAGAACAAAAACTTTGTCGGCAACGCAATTGGCCTGGAGTCCATCAACCAAAAAAGCAGTTGAAGCTGAAGTGGTAATTCTTCCGAAAGTGACTTCCAAAGCTGAGTTTGACAAATGGTTGACATCGGTGAAAGGAAAAATTGTTTTGATGGCGCAATACCAGAAAATTGGTCGTTCCGATGACCAAATCAAGGAATTCGCAACACCAGAATTGTACGACAAACTGAAAGCCGAAAAACAACAGGCGACCAAAGATTTTCAAGACTATATCAAAACGATTGGGTACGATAACAACACGTTGCCAGAAGCTTTGGAAAAAGCGGGTGCATCGGGCATCGCGATTTCCAACTGGACGGGAATTATGAGCACCAACCGTATTTTCGGGGCCAAGACCAAAAAGATTCCAATGTTCGATATTGATTTGGAAGATTACGGAATGCTTTACAGAATGGCAGAAAAAGGCGCGAAACCTAGAATCAAAATCGATGCACAGTCTAAAGTTCTTCCGGAAGCAAAATCCTTCAACACTATCGGAATCATCAAAGGAAAAGAAAAACCGAACGAATATGTCATTCTTTCTGCGCACCTCGATTCTTGGGACGGCGCGCAAGGTGCGACGGACAACGGAACGGGAACTTTGACGATGCTCGAAACAATGCGAATCCTCAAAAAATATTATCCAAATAACAAGCGTACCATCATCGTCGGACTTTGGGGAAGCGAAGAGCAAGGACTGAACGGTTCTCGTGGTTTCGTGGCAGACAATCCTGAAATCATCAAAGGTGTGCAGGCAGTTTTCAATCAAGACAACGGAACGGGTAGAGTGGTGGACATCAGCGGACAAGGTTTCAAAGATTCCTACGCGTACATCGGAAAATGGCTGGATGCAGTTCCTAAAAAAGTGAAAGACAACATCAAGACCAACTTTCCTGGAATGCCTGGTGGAGGCGGTTCCGACCACGCTTCTTTCGTTTCGGCGGGCGTGCCTGGATTCTCTTTGAGTTCACTTAACTGGGGCTATTTCGGCTACACTTGGCACACGACCAAAGATACTTACGACAAAATTGTTTTTGATGAGTTGAAGAACAATGTGATTCTGACAGCCACTTTAGCTTATATGGCTTCCGAAGACCCAGAATTCACAAGCCGTGAAAAAAGAGTGATGCCAAACGACGAAAAAGGCGAACCAATGAAATGGCCAGTTGCACGCGAGCCGAAAAGAACGAGCAACGACGAATAA
- a CDS encoding Tex family protein, which yields MTSSDFIQKQLNISSKSIDSTLQLLAEDCTIPFIARYRKDRTGNLDEVAIENIFKLNKQFDEITKRKESILKSIEEQNALSPELKQKIEQSFDLQELEDLYLPYKKRKKTKADTAREKGLESLAKIIMSQRNDDVEILASKYLNKDVANEAEALQGARDIMAEWLNENLYIRKNLRRLFQRKAIISSKVVKAKKEDESAQKFSQYFEWQEALNRIPSHRLLAMLRAENEGFVKVSVDVDKEEALEKMENAVIKSNNSTTKQIELAIADSYKRLLEPAISNEALQEAKEKADFKAIEVFSENLQQLLLASPLGEKRILAIDPGFRTGCKVVCLDEKGDLLNNETIYPHAPQNETGMAMKKIRSMVNAYNIQAISIGNGTAGRETEFFIKKIAFDKPIQVFVVSEAGASIYSASKIARDEFPNYDVTVRGAVSIGRRLADPLAELVKIDAKSIGVGQYQHDVDQTKLKEELDNTVIRSVNSVGVNLNTASKSLLSYVSGIGEKMAENIVNYRTENGAFTERKELKKVPRLGEKAYQQAAAFVRIKNAKNPLDNSAVHPEAYKTIEKMAKDLGLKTEDLISNKEKIALINPEKYITPEIGILGIKDILKELEKPGLDPRKAAKVFEFDPNVKSIKNLNPGMILPGIVNNITAFGCFVDLGIKESGLVHISQLKDGFVSDVNEVVKLHQHVQVKVVEVDEARKRIQLTIIL from the coding sequence ATGACTTCTTCAGATTTTATACAGAAACAGCTAAATATATCCTCCAAAAGCATAGACAGCACCCTTCAGCTCCTTGCAGAAGATTGTACCATCCCCTTCATTGCCCGCTACAGAAAAGACCGCACCGGTAATCTGGACGAGGTGGCGATTGAAAATATATTCAAGCTAAACAAACAGTTTGACGAGATCACGAAACGGAAAGAAAGCATCCTGAAATCCATCGAAGAACAGAATGCACTGAGTCCTGAACTCAAACAAAAAATAGAACAGAGTTTTGACCTTCAGGAATTGGAAGACCTCTATCTGCCATATAAAAAACGCAAGAAGACCAAAGCCGACACTGCAAGAGAAAAAGGTTTGGAATCTTTGGCTAAAATCATTATGAGTCAGCGCAATGACGATGTGGAAATTCTTGCCTCCAAATACCTCAACAAGGATGTGGCTAATGAAGCAGAAGCTTTGCAAGGTGCAAGAGACATTATGGCAGAATGGCTTAATGAAAATCTGTACATCCGAAAAAATTTGCGAAGACTTTTTCAAAGAAAAGCAATTATCTCTTCGAAAGTTGTAAAGGCTAAAAAAGAAGATGAATCAGCGCAAAAATTCTCCCAATATTTTGAATGGCAGGAAGCGCTGAACCGAATCCCAAGCCACAGATTGTTGGCTATGCTCCGCGCAGAAAATGAAGGTTTTGTGAAAGTTTCTGTCGATGTTGACAAAGAAGAAGCGCTAGAAAAGATGGAAAATGCCGTCATCAAGAGCAACAATTCCACGACGAAACAAATAGAACTCGCCATTGCAGATTCCTACAAACGACTCTTGGAACCTGCCATTTCCAACGAAGCGTTGCAGGAGGCAAAAGAAAAAGCAGACTTCAAAGCCATCGAGGTGTTCTCTGAGAATCTTCAGCAATTATTGCTAGCGTCGCCATTGGGAGAAAAAAGGATTTTGGCCATTGACCCAGGATTCAGAACCGGTTGCAAAGTTGTCTGTCTGGATGAGAAGGGCGACCTTCTAAACAACGAAACCATCTATCCACACGCCCCACAGAACGAAACCGGAATGGCGATGAAGAAAATCCGCTCGATGGTGAATGCCTATAATATTCAAGCCATTTCCATCGGAAACGGAACGGCTGGACGAGAAACGGAATTTTTCATTAAGAAAATCGCTTTTGATAAACCGATTCAGGTTTTTGTAGTGTCAGAAGCCGGAGCCTCCATCTATTCGGCCAGCAAGATTGCCAGAGACGAGTTTCCAAATTATGACGTCACAGTTCGAGGCGCAGTTTCCATCGGACGTAGATTGGCCGACCCGTTGGCTGAACTAGTAAAAATAGATGCCAAATCCATTGGTGTTGGGCAGTATCAGCACGATGTGGACCAGACCAAACTGAAAGAGGAATTGGACAATACGGTCATCCGTTCCGTGAACTCAGTTGGTGTTAATCTTAACACCGCGAGCAAATCCTTACTAAGCTATGTTTCTGGAATCGGAGAGAAAATGGCCGAAAACATCGTTAACTATCGAACAGAAAATGGCGCCTTCACGGAAAGAAAAGAACTTAAAAAAGTACCAAGGTTGGGCGAGAAAGCCTATCAACAAGCCGCCGCGTTCGTAAGAATCAAAAACGCTAAGAATCCTTTGGATAATTCGGCGGTGCATCCGGAAGCTTATAAAACCATTGAGAAAATGGCGAAAGACCTGGGCCTCAAAACCGAAGATTTGATTTCGAATAAAGAAAAGATTGCACTCATCAATCCAGAAAAATACATCACGCCAGAAATAGGAATTCTAGGAATTAAGGATATTTTGAAAGAATTAGAAAAGCCAGGACTCGACCCAAGAAAAGCTGCAAAAGTCTTCGAGTTTGACCCAAATGTAAAATCAATTAAAAACCTCAACCCAGGAATGATACTTCCAGGCATTGTGAACAACATTACGGCTTTCGGTTGTTTCGTAGATTTGGGAATCAAAGAAAGTGGATTGGTTCATATTTCACAATTGAAAGACGGATTTGTCTCGGATGTGAATGAAGTGGTGAAGCTTCATCAGCACGTTCAGGTGAAAGTGGTGGAAGTGGATGAGGCGAGGAAAAGGATACAGTTGACGATAATTTTGTAA
- a CDS encoding NAD(P)/FAD-dependent oxidoreductase: MQTKTPFFTTCTDCLGLGKKKRRIKKSARFHYQKALLEFENAGRDGIEPTPPEAHWYVCPTCSGSGLIASDSFPVPDAENLPHVAIIGAGIGGVALAVACLHRSIPFTIYERDNSFNERSQGYGLTLQQASKAIEGFGISKLEKGVVSTRHLVHTPDGKVVAEWGMRKWLQNSEKQTPKKTNIHIARQSLRSAFIEQLGGIDKIKWGHQLIDFNETQDGKIDLNFQVNGESTIEKADFIVGADGIRSAVRNILIGEEISPLRYLDCIVILGICPLSALENPDQHLLDSATVFQTANGNERIYMMPFDADSIMWQLSFPMSENEAKNLSCKGSEALKEEAIQRTNWHEPIPEIISSTLASQISGYPVYDRALLSSDLMKNFGKATLIGDAAHPMSPFKGQGANQALLDALSLAREISKKCRPLSQWRTDGIRKSVLSDFESEMIQRSSIKVEDSAAAAQFLHSEIALYEGNEPRGKVLKRKD, encoded by the coding sequence ATGCAAACCAAAACACCTTTTTTCACCACCTGCACAGACTGCTTAGGCCTCGGAAAGAAAAAGCGGAGAATCAAGAAAAGTGCGCGCTTCCATTACCAAAAAGCCTTGTTGGAATTTGAGAATGCAGGCCGTGATGGAATTGAACCTACTCCACCAGAAGCGCATTGGTATGTTTGCCCGACTTGCTCTGGCTCAGGATTGATTGCTTCGGATAGTTTTCCTGTTCCAGATGCGGAGAATCTTCCGCACGTCGCCATCATCGGTGCTGGGATTGGTGGCGTGGCATTGGCCGTGGCTTGTCTGCACCGTAGCATTCCGTTTACGATTTATGAACGTGACAATAGTTTTAATGAGCGGTCACAAGGTTACGGGCTTACCTTACAGCAAGCCAGCAAAGCGATTGAAGGTTTTGGGATTTCAAAGTTGGAAAAAGGTGTGGTCTCAACAAGACATCTGGTTCACACGCCCGATGGAAAAGTGGTTGCCGAATGGGGAATGCGAAAGTGGCTTCAAAATTCCGAGAAACAAACACCAAAAAAAACCAATATCCATATCGCCAGACAATCGCTCCGTTCCGCATTCATCGAACAATTGGGCGGAATTGACAAGATAAAATGGGGACATCAACTCATTGATTTTAATGAAACTCAAGACGGTAAAATTGACCTTAACTTTCAAGTCAATGGCGAATCAACAATTGAAAAAGCAGATTTCATAGTCGGTGCAGACGGCATCCGAAGTGCGGTTCGGAATATTTTAATTGGTGAGGAAATTTCCCCTTTGCGCTATTTGGATTGCATCGTGATTTTAGGCATTTGCCCATTGAGTGCATTAGAAAATCCAGACCAACATTTATTAGACTCAGCGACGGTTTTTCAGACAGCCAATGGGAACGAAAGGATTTATATGATGCCATTTGATGCCGATTCCATAATGTGGCAATTGAGCTTTCCGATGTCTGAGAACGAGGCAAAAAACCTCAGCTGTAAAGGTTCAGAAGCGCTTAAGGAAGAAGCCATCCAACGAACCAATTGGCACGAACCAATTCCTGAAATCATCAGTTCAACATTGGCAAGTCAGATTTCCGGATATCCCGTTTATGACCGCGCGTTGCTATCATCAGATTTAATGAAAAACTTCGGAAAAGCCACGTTGATTGGCGATGCCGCACATCCGATGAGTCCTTTCAAAGGGCAAGGTGCGAATCAGGCTTTGTTGGATGCGCTGTCCTTAGCTCGTGAAATCTCAAAAAAATGCAGACCATTATCGCAATGGCGAACCGATGGAATCAGGAAAAGTGTCCTATCCGATTTCGAATCAGAAATGATACAGCGAAGTTCCATTAAAGTTGAAGATTCTGCGGCCGCCGCACAGTTCCTACATTCCGAAATTGCGCTCTATGAAGGGAATGAGCCACGGGGGAAAGTTTTGAAAAGGAAAGATTAA
- a CDS encoding 3-ketoacyl-ACP reductase: MNLKGKNAIITGGGRGLGKAVAQILANEGVNVGITGRNENYLKITANELKATGVKVAYAVFSVDNELEVKAGIESLAEQLGGVDILVNNAGIGDFGSIEEMPSETWEQVIRTNLFGVYYVAKAVHPFLKEKGQGDIVNVASTAGLKGGPNMSAYAASKAAVVSLSQSMMAEWRKQNIRVITLTPSTIASDMSINGGLTDGNPDKVLQPEDFAEWVRDILKMNRRALIANGSIFSTNP; encoded by the coding sequence ATGAATTTAAAAGGAAAGAACGCCATCATCACCGGTGGCGGAAGAGGCCTTGGGAAAGCGGTTGCGCAAATCCTAGCCAATGAAGGCGTGAATGTCGGCATCACAGGAAGAAACGAAAATTATCTTAAAATAACAGCAAACGAACTGAAAGCAACCGGAGTGAAAGTAGCCTACGCGGTTTTCAGTGTGGACAACGAATTGGAAGTGAAAGCCGGAATCGAGTCGCTGGCAGAGCAACTTGGCGGTGTGGATATTTTGGTCAACAACGCTGGAATAGGCGATTTTGGAAGCATCGAGGAAATGCCTTCTGAGACTTGGGAACAAGTGATTAGAACCAATCTATTCGGTGTTTATTACGTTGCGAAAGCCGTTCATCCTTTCTTGAAAGAAAAAGGTCAGGGCGATATCGTAAATGTAGCTTCCACAGCAGGTTTGAAAGGCGGACCGAATATGTCAGCCTACGCCGCTTCGAAAGCCGCAGTGGTTTCATTATCACAATCGATGATGGCGGAATGGAGAAAACAAAACATCCGCGTCATCACTTTGACGCCAAGCACGATTGCTTCGGATATGAGCATCAACGGCGGTTTGACGGACGGCAATCCAGACAAAGTCCTTCAGCCGGAAGATTTTGCAGAATGGGTAAGAGATATCCTGAAAATGAACAGACGCGCATTGATTGCCAACGGTTCTATTTTCTCAACAAATCCTTAA
- a CDS encoding DUF6266 family protein gives MATFNKGILGGFSGKVGTVVGANWRGKDIMRSLPKPSQKEPTEKQLLQQAKFKLAVSFLQPLKTIQSQYFGSGSGVKSRVNLATSYTINEAMQVLAGIPELVYNKVLITKGELTGFQNAILSTQADGVLDLEWEDNSTQGNASATDEVSLVCYCKDLNDFQIFESIVMRADLMASVTLPSFCIGKSVEVWAFLNTEKRTFASNSFYLGEHTVL, from the coding sequence ATGGCTACATTCAACAAAGGAATTCTTGGTGGATTCTCCGGAAAAGTAGGAACCGTAGTGGGCGCCAACTGGCGTGGCAAAGACATTATGCGAAGTCTGCCAAAACCATCACAAAAAGAGCCTACCGAGAAGCAACTTTTGCAACAGGCAAAGTTTAAACTGGCGGTGTCTTTTCTGCAACCGCTGAAAACCATCCAGTCCCAATATTTTGGGTCGGGTAGTGGGGTGAAATCCCGAGTAAATCTGGCAACCTCGTACACCATCAATGAGGCGATGCAGGTGTTGGCAGGCATTCCGGAACTTGTGTACAACAAGGTGCTGATTACCAAGGGCGAACTCACAGGATTCCAAAATGCCATCCTATCTACTCAGGCAGATGGTGTTCTGGATTTGGAGTGGGAAGACAACAGCACACAAGGCAATGCCTCGGCAACGGATGAGGTAAGTCTAGTCTGTTATTGCAAGGATTTGAACGATTTTCAAATTTTTGAAAGTATTGTGATGCGCGCCGACCTGATGGCAAGTGTCACCCTCCCAAGTTTCTGCATTGGAAAGTCGGTGGAGGTCTGGGCGTTCCTCAACACCGAGAAGAGGACTTTTGCAAGTAACAGTTTTTATCTGGGCGAGCACACTGTGCTTTAA
- a CDS encoding glycerophosphodiester phosphodiesterase family protein, with protein MKKLILGLTILSSIIMNAQTQIIAHRGYWQTNPPTTENSLKALENAQKLKIYGAEFDVRMTKDGVLVINHDEHHGKMEVSETDFKTLEKLKLSNGEKFPTLKDYLKQGKKDSSLKLIVEIKPAKTPELENEIVKKTIQTIKDLKLESQSEFISFSLNVCKEIKKVEPNFKVQYLEGNLSPQQIKAEGLDGIDYHYSVFEKNPTWISGANVLGLITNSWTVNDLEVYKKLKEQGLKFVTTNVPDQLKNQ; from the coding sequence ATGAAGAAACTAATTCTAGGATTAACGATTTTAAGTTCCATAATAATGAATGCCCAAACCCAAATCATCGCGCACAGAGGCTATTGGCAAACCAATCCGCCAACGACTGAAAATTCTTTGAAGGCTTTGGAGAATGCGCAGAAACTAAAAATCTATGGTGCAGAATTCGATGTTAGAATGACCAAAGATGGTGTGCTTGTCATCAACCACGATGAGCACCACGGGAAAATGGAAGTCTCTGAAACGGATTTCAAAACATTGGAAAAACTCAAACTTTCCAATGGCGAGAAGTTTCCAACTTTGAAAGATTATTTGAAACAAGGCAAAAAGGATTCGTCTTTAAAATTAATTGTTGAAATCAAACCTGCAAAAACGCCAGAACTTGAGAACGAGATTGTGAAGAAAACCATTCAAACCATCAAAGATTTGAAGTTGGAATCTCAGAGTGAATTTATCTCTTTTAGTTTGAATGTTTGTAAAGAAATCAAAAAAGTAGAACCTAACTTCAAAGTACAATATCTGGAAGGTAATCTTTCGCCTCAACAGATAAAGGCAGAAGGATTGGACGGCATCGATTATCATTACAGCGTTTTCGAAAAGAATCCGACTTGGATTTCTGGAGCGAATGTATTAGGGTTAATCACCAATTCCTGGACTGTGAATGACCTTGAAGTTTACAAAAAACTCAAAGAACAAGGTTTGAAATTCGTCACCACGAATGTTCCAGACCAATTGAAAAATCAGTAA
- a CDS encoding CHAP domain-containing protein — MKKKIVAVAVFLLIILSVNWSVKKFNLNQKYEVGQKLDSLNGVVVYYNGGVNHVEERNTTKDGYNLGLKYQCVEFVKRYYYEYLNHKMPDNYGNAKDFFDGKLKDGEINEKRELLQFQNSSRLKPQENDLIIFSGSLFNRYGHVAIISKVSDNEIEIIQQNPGPFSPPRETFPLEVKNGKWEIKNDRVLGWLRKEKTENKPTEKVEPIIFSSKYLEIKDALVDSNSLIINKVDFEKISKLKTDSTKTDLWECGNPFEWLDRPWMEKTYGKYDGKAGNFPNFKGEITTIYKKGIEYSTNNHIILFNRAEAENHTFSIPSHHIILDKRTTLKDFKKLFPQLDAEQVSNDEVRFRIYLNHLSDDAFLFYFKDGKLQNFTLWWLLC; from the coding sequence ATGAAGAAAAAAATAGTTGCAGTTGCAGTTTTTCTACTAATTATACTGTCGGTTAACTGGTCGGTCAAAAAATTTAATCTTAATCAGAAGTATGAAGTTGGTCAGAAACTAGACAGCTTGAATGGTGTTGTGGTTTATTACAACGGAGGCGTAAATCACGTGGAGGAAAGGAATACGACAAAAGACGGATACAATCTTGGTCTCAAATACCAATGTGTAGAATTTGTGAAAAGATATTATTACGAATACTTAAATCACAAAATGCCCGACAATTACGGCAACGCCAAAGATTTTTTTGACGGAAAACTAAAAGATGGCGAGATAAATGAGAAACGTGAATTGTTGCAATTTCAGAATTCAAGTCGTTTAAAACCTCAGGAAAATGATTTGATAATTTTCAGTGGAAGTCTGTTCAACCGTTACGGCCACGTGGCGATTATCTCCAAAGTTTCTGACAATGAAATAGAAATTATTCAACAAAATCCGGGGCCATTTAGTCCACCTAGAGAAACTTTTCCGCTCGAAGTTAAAAACGGAAAATGGGAAATCAAAAACGACCGCGTTCTTGGCTGGCTCAGAAAAGAAAAGACTGAAAATAAACCAACCGAAAAGGTGGAACCCATTATATTTTCATCAAAATATCTTGAGATAAAAGATGCTTTAGTAGATTCTAATAGCTTGATTATTAATAAAGTTGATTTCGAAAAAATATCTAAGTTAAAAACAGATTCAACGAAGACAGACCTTTGGGAATGTGGAAATCCGTTTGAATGGCTCGACAGACCTTGGATGGAAAAAACCTATGGAAAATATGATGGTAAAGCGGGCAATTTTCCAAACTTCAAAGGTGAAATCACCACGATTTACAAAAAAGGAATCGAATATTCTACCAACAATCACATCATTCTTTTTAACAGGGCAGAGGCGGAAAATCATACTTTTAGTATTCCGTCGCACCATATTATTTTAGATAAAAGGACCACACTGAAAGATTTCAAAAAACTATTTCCACAGCTTGATGCTGAACAGGTGAGTAATGATGAAGTACGCTTTAGAATTTATCTCAATCATCTTTCGGACGATGCGTTTTTATTTTATTTTAAAGACGGTAAGCTTCAGAATTTTACTTTGTGGTGGCTTTTGTGTTAA